TACCTGAAACTGCTTTTGCATCTCCGGTTACAATTATCGCCTCGATATCTGGCTTGAGAGAAGAAACCAAATTTAAGAAATCTAAACCAGTCATTTTCGGCATTTTGTAATCGGTAATTATTAGAGACGGGACTTCTGTATCCTTAATGTAGGAAAGAGCAGTGTGAGGGTCGTCAAAGGTTACTATGTTACTATAGCCCGATTTTTTCAAAAACATTTTCATAACGGTTAAACCGATCTCCACATCATCAAGAATCAGTATGGAGCCTGCCACATTAA
The nucleotide sequence above comes from Chitinispirillales bacterium ANBcel5. Encoded proteins:
- a CDS encoding response regulator produces the protein MAGSILILDDVEIGLTVMKMFLKKSGYSNIVTFDDPHTALSYIKDTEVPSLIITDYKMPKMTGLDFLNLVSSLKPDIEAIIVTGDAKAVSGKCGKYTVVEKGCVDFFKNILALVTSKMSKPKKTQTTFDSQKIKIGSMIS